In the Clarias gariepinus isolate MV-2021 ecotype Netherlands chromosome 10, CGAR_prim_01v2, whole genome shotgun sequence genome, CAACCACGACCACGATGACCAGGATGACCCCGGCGATGCCCGCGAGGCTACCGTACACGATGTTGCTCTGCTGGACGCGAGCGTATTCTGGGTCTCCAGCGATGTCCCTTTCCAGAGGAGTGTAGAGGCTGTGGCCGACTAGCGATTCCACCAGCGTGATGTTTCCAATGGTCTCGTTTACGAAGATGTGGACCAGCGCCGTCGtgtgcttggcgggttttcCCTTGTCGCTGACTCTTACGACCAGGCGATGGAGGCCGTTATGTTTCCGGGTGAATTCTTTTACCAGCGTAATCTCACCATCTGTTGGAGAAATGCGGAAAAGTCCATGAGGATTTCCACCCATGATGGTGTAGTCTAACTCTGCGTTCAATCCCATGTCGATGTCCTCCGCTTCTACTTTCTCCACACGAGTGTCCGGGCTTGTCAGTGGTGGAAGGAACTTGTACGAGGAGTTGGAAGGTTTGGTGACGTAAGGCGCATTATCATTTTCATCCAGGACGTTTATTGTAATTCCCACATAAGAGGAACGAGAAGGTTCACCTCCATCGACAGCTTTTAGACGAAACGTGTATGTGCTTTCTTTTTCCCGATCAAACGAAATTCTGGAGAGGATCGTCCATGTGCCGTTTTGAATCACAAACTTGCCGTTGTCTGGTTCCACCAATAAGTGAATCCGAGCATTTTCACCTTTGTCGATGTCTGTGACCGTCACCATTCCCACCGGACTGAGCGCAGGCATGTTCTCCAGGACGGAGAAACTGTAGCCACTTAGCATGAATTTGGGGTCGTTGTCATTGCGGTCGAGGACATTAACCACAACTGTCGCAGTTCCCCTCATGCTGGGAACGCCCTTATCAGATGCTTCCACGTGAAACTCGTAGCGTTCTTTGAATTCACGGTCTAACTGGTTCATCACTCTGATCTCGCCGGTGTTACGGTTTATCTCGAAGAGGCCCTTGATGGCCGAGTCTAAGACGATACTGTACGTTAGGTCAGCATTGGTGCCGCTATCTGCATCAGTTGCCACTACATCCAAAACCTTATCACCTGGTTGATTCCCCTCTGGAAATTCCACCTCGTACACAGACGGAGAGAAAACTGGAGCGTTGTCATTCACGTCTGTTACTTGGACCTTCAGCGAGTTACTGCTGGAAAGAGCTGGGTTTCCTGAATCGACAGCTACAATCTCTATCCTGTATTCCTTGACACGTTCGTAATCCATTGGTGTTGTTGTCTGAAGAAAATACTTCCTTCGACTTCCTGTGTCTGAGGCTGAACGAAGCTGGAAAGGTACATCTCCTGCCACCACACAAGTCACCACCGCATTTTCACCCTCGTCATGATCGGACACTTCTACTAAAGCCACCGGAGTTCCCACAGGCATGTCCTCAGAAATGTTGGCAATCCCGGCCTCATGAGCCACCAGGGCAAATCCACGGATCCTAATGATCGGTGCGTTGTCATTCTTGTCCTTCACTGTAATGGTCACCATGGCTTTGGAGCTCTTGGGTTGCGGTCCGTTATCTCTGGCCTGGACGTAGAATTTGAGCAGGGTTACTTCCTCACGGTCCACTGGACTTTTTACGTAGATGAGGCCGGTGTTTCGTTCGATGCCCAAGAGGCGCTGCACGTTTGGCGATGGCTGATAGATGGTGTACGTGACCAAGCCATTATCTCCCATGTCTGCATCGTTGGCCTTCacctataacaacagaacaagAGAGAACCTTAGATCTGAGTGCAAACATGAACATCATAAACTAGCCAGAGGGAATGGGTCATTGGGTTAGAGACAGAGCAGGAAGGCTCCAGACAGGAAGTGGAGAAAAAGCCAAACACGAATTCAAGCGGATTAATTTGATACAGTTTTGTCTTTATAAAACAGCAATCATCTTTCCAGAACTCTCCAGTTAATGCAGATTGTGGACTTCAAAGGGTTACCTGTGTGAGAGATCATTACATTAACTGTCTGAACATCAGAGCGAAACATATGAAGATGGAGCGAGGATGGAGTGATGAGGGTATAGGAAAATaacaccagattttttttttcttccctctaTTTCCTCAAACATCATTATCTCCTGAAAATGCCCTGAAACCTGATTCACAAGGAGAATAAAGCTTATCTTACTCTGGCTGGCGTCAAAAATATCACGATACACATTAAAATCCTGCCTACAAATACGATAACCTAATAATCCCATTTACAAAATAACTCCAGATATCTGCTGCCTCTCATATCTGTTCTGAGGAGAGTCAACAAATCCTGGAGTGTTTGCTTCTGTCCTTTCTAAAGGTTGTTTAtacacaaaaacatgttttcctcTAAAACCTGGAGGAACGCTGCCGTACGTGTAAGAGTTCCCATTTCTGACGGAGCCTTGCGTATTTGAATAAAGTGACGGCTTCCCTCTTCGTCTAAAGGGCGAAGCGATGATGTGGTGTGACTTACATCACTCACACGCACTTGAGAATGAGCTATaacacatcatttaaaaaatattcaccCGCTGAAGGCCATTACTGCACTGAGATGCCATCGACTGAGAAAATTTACACCCAGCTGAGGGCGTGTCAGCTCGTCCTGCAAGTGCATTACGCTAATTAATGGAGGTGTAAGGCTTCCTGCAAGTACCTTTTAGTCTTCCTTAAGGAATTTGTGTTATCAGGGATAAACAAGGCTTAAATGtggcagaagaaaaagaaatcttttttgTAACAGCAAAGGAAAAGGACCAAGGAGAAGGAAACCCATTTACTTTCAGCAAAGCAATCATTCACAAAAGAGCATGAATTACTTATGACTTGTTATAAACCCACGGCGGCTCGCAAATATCAGGCGATTGGACACGCAGTCAAATGCAGTTTGTTTAATTTCAGCTGAAGGTCATCTCGGGATTTCCGTTCTTCATTACAATCTTTTCAAATAGagtttaaatgagaaaatgatCCGTTTCAAACAGAGCAGTCCGCACTGGGTCGTCCCTGGCCTCTGAAAACGATTCTGCCGGCTTGATTCTGCTCTCTCGTTCTAGCCGCGGATGAAACACCATCACGGCTCGGCTCTGTGCGTTACACAGCGAGCATTAATCTGGGACATTCGTAAGATTATTCATGAGGCTTAAGTTATTATTGCTCTTCATGAGTCACTCTGTTTCATCCTCCAAACAAGCTGGGAATAAATTTCTCCTGATGTGCGCTCGAGGAACGCGTCTCTCCGCAAAAACTGAAACACTCCGTCAGCATGTCTAGTCCAATGAGAACCTGCGGATTTAAGCCCTTTTAATGCCGCCATGGCTCTGAAGAGAGATTATGAGGTCTGGAGGAGGAGCGAGATCTTTCCGCATGCTTTTTGAAGACAACTGGGTTTCATGGATTAATTGTTGACTGAGAGATTAAACggctttaaaacaattttacgCGTGAGCGCCTGCTTCAGTTCGGCTCCAGGATCAGACACAGGAGTTCGCAAAACAGGACTAATTTTAGCAGGACTGTGTTTCAAAGTGAGTCGATAAGACTTCACTTGCATTTTAAGCGCGAGTCATTAAGTGAGGGGAGTCGTCGCCGGGTAAATGCGGCTCGCCCTGACGCTCTGAGATTAGATGTGTGTGCCGATAAAGCCTCGGTGCTGTTGTGAATAATGGAGGCCATATGAGCTGTAACTCCTGTCGTTCACTCTCGctctcattacacacactctgagcAGAGCACACCTGTGACTTTACCTTCCAGGTAATGAAGAGTGTGTGGGTTGCGTCTTCGCTATAATACACCACACTCAATTTCACTACAGACAGAACGGTGATGTTCTCTTCCTCTCCATTTCCTCTTAATCTAATCTGCCGTCCTACACGCCGGGTCTGTCGTCGCTTTATTACAGGATCGTGTTAACGCTGCTGGAGATGAACAATTTGTCCATGATAAGACTTGTTAGAAGAAGATTTAGAAAGATCTTTACGCTTCCACCTTCACAGCTGATCTGCTCGAAGGGTAAAATGCAGGAGCTTTAGTTATAAACGTCAATAGAATGGATTTCATGCGTTAAATGTCACAATTTATAACAGGGCTGAGGATCAGAGTGACTCAATAtgagcttcaggaaaaaaaaaagggtgtgcATTAGTTAATAGGAGGTGGAGCTTCGGTCACATGATGAATGCTAGCTTCAATCAAATAGCAGAAATTTTACTGCCAAAAGAAGCTCTATGatatattctattttaaataaaataaaaaatattaccacCAAATCTGATTATGCAAATGGTGATGTGACCTGTAACCTGTTAAAACCTGGTGAGAGGAAACACGTGAGCGGTCTGGTACAGGTAGCGTCAGGTTTTACTAAAGTGTTACATGacagttttctgttttctttcccCCCGTGTTTGCTTCATTTCAGTTCTCGTCGTAAGGAAAAGGAAATCTTGTTAACAATACCAGTTATGTAACTGTATATaaagtagggaaaaaaaacatgaacatccGCAACGCTACCTGCAGGATGGTGTGACCCACAGGACTGTTTTCAGCAAGTTCTCCTTCGTAGTGTGACCGCTCGAATTTCGGGACGTTGTCATTAGTGTCAGTGATGGTGATCCTCAGGAGGGCGCTGCTGTAGCGTGAGGGACTTCCACCGTCAACTACTTTAATGTTGAGATCGTACGAGTCACGCTGCTCACGGTCCAGATTCCCCATCACGATCAGCTGCGGCACTTTCTCATCTCCGTTTTCCGCCACCTGCAGGCTGAACAGAGATGCTGCGTCGGAGCCTGTCGTTAGTGAGTAATCTGCGATTCCGTTACTGCCCGTGTCCTTGTCCGTAGCTACAGGGATGGCGAACAGCGCCCCCACAAGTGTGTTTTCAGGAATAGATAGGGATAAGATGGGTGACGAGAACTGTGGCGTGTTATCGTTCTCATCCTGAATCTCGATCCGGCCTTCGATGAGCCGCGGACCGGAACCTTTCATCAGATCCGTGATGGAAACCTCGAACTCCAGGAAGCACGGGTCGCCCTCGAACAGGTTGCGACAGTCTTTTAATGTCTCACGGTCGATGGGAACCTCCGTAGTGAAAATGTCACCCGTCTTTCCGTCCACCCGCAGGTAGGGGGCGCCCACCTCCAGTTTGTACAGGTGACCGGAATCAGGAAGTCCCTGATCTGATGCTAAACTGCCAACGAGCGTGTTGGGGGGCTGCTCCTCCCGCAGGCGGTACATGATGGAGCTGAGTGCGGGAGCGGCGAAGAAGAACAGGAGGGTGAGGAAGAGGGACGACCAACAGGACATCGCTGAGTCCATCACGCTGTGGGGCATCCTTAATCTGATCCTgcaacatacatacacacacaatgttagaGGAGCTCCATgatttagaaagaaaaatattatgtaaaaaataggaaattaaatttaagtgacctggtgaaaaaaagaagagataaAATGCAGaagataaaaaagagaaatgagataaATCGAGAGAAAACAGATGTGTAAGAATCAGATCAGCCACACTTTCACTGCCAACATAAAGCAGACAtttatgtaacacacacacacacacacacacacacacacacatctaattTCCTTTTCATCCTAAACACTTACTAATGAGCGCGCACTACACTCACTTCACTTTGATCCCTTTTTAATCCCTCGTTCCCACTCCATCTCCTGTCTTTCTGTCCCCACTGGATTTCGTTATTTCTGAATTGTTATTTTTTCCCAGAAACTCAAACCAGAGAGGTCCAGGAGGTCACAGAGGTCAAACTGACACTCATGTGAatatttgttttacaaaaaaaatttttttaagtaaccaaagaaaataaaaaaagtcttgatataaacatatatataaaaaaaaatattatactcCAAAACCCTTACGGTAATCACTACTGATAAAAAGACAAACACtgacaaaagaca is a window encoding:
- the pcdh1b gene encoding protocadherin-1 isoform X2, whose translation is MPHSVMDSAMSCWSSLFLTLLFFFAAPALSSIMYRLREEQPPNTLVGSLASDQGLPDSGHLYKLEVGAPYLRVDGKTGDIFTTEVPIDRETLKDCRNLFEGDPCFLEFEVSITDLMKGSGPRLIEGRIEIQDENDNTPQFSSPILSLSIPENTLVGALFAIPVATDKDTGSNGIADYSLTTGSDAASLFSLQVAENGDEKVPQLIVMGNLDREQRDSYDLNIKVVDGGSPSRYSSALLRITITDTNDNVPKFERSHYEGELAENSPVGHTILQVKANDADMGDNGLVTYTIYQPSPNVQRLLGIERNTGLIYVKSPVDREEVTLLKFYVQARDNGPQPKSSKAMVTITVKDKNDNAPIIRIRGFALVAHEAGIANISEDMPVGTPVALVEVSDHDEGENAVVTCVVAGDVPFQLRSASDTGSRRKYFLQTTTPMDYERVKEYRIEIVAVDSGNPALSSSNSLKVQVTDVNDNAPVFSPSVYEVEFPEGNQPGDKVLDVVATDADSGTNADLTYSIVLDSAIKGLFEINRNTGEIRVMNQLDREFKERYEFHVEASDKGVPSMRGTATVVVNVLDRNDNDPKFMLSGYSFSVLENMPALSPVGMVTVTDIDKGENARIHLLVEPDNGKFVIQNGTWTILSRISFDREKESTYTFRLKAVDGGEPSRSSYVGITINVLDENDNAPYVTKPSNSSYKFLPPLTSPDTRVEKVEAEDIDMGLNAELDYTIMGGNPHGLFRISPTDGEITLVKEFTRKHNGLHRLVVRVSDKGKPAKHTTALVHIFVNETIGNITLVESLVGHSLYTPLERDIAGDPEYARVQQSNIVYGSLAGIAGVILVIVVVVVIRHRLQKEAKSGYQAGKKESKDLYTPKQGTKSSKGKKGKKGKTPKPAKSLEEDEEASLQKGLKFNLMSDTDSPRIHLPLNYPPGSPDLGRHYRSNSPLPSIQLQPQSPSASKKHQAVQDLPAANTFVGTGDSNSTGSDQYSDYSYKTNPQKYSSKQLPHRRVTFSTANQAQDLQDSSQHSYYDSGLDESETPSSKSSSGPRIGPLALPEDHYERTTPDGSIGEIEHPENGAVSRRGRKKGAGQKRLH
- the pcdh1b gene encoding protocadherin-1 isoform X1; translated protein: MPHSVMDSAMSCWSSLFLTLLFFFAAPALSSIMYRLREEQPPNTLVGSLASDQGLPDSGHLYKLEVGAPYLRVDGKTGDIFTTEVPIDRETLKDCRNLFEGDPCFLEFEVSITDLMKGSGPRLIEGRIEIQDENDNTPQFSSPILSLSIPENTLVGALFAIPVATDKDTGSNGIADYSLTTGSDAASLFSLQVAENGDEKVPQLIVMGNLDREQRDSYDLNIKVVDGGSPSRYSSALLRITITDTNDNVPKFERSHYEGELAENSPVGHTILQVKANDADMGDNGLVTYTIYQPSPNVQRLLGIERNTGLIYVKSPVDREEVTLLKFYVQARDNGPQPKSSKAMVTITVKDKNDNAPIIRIRGFALVAHEAGIANISEDMPVGTPVALVEVSDHDEGENAVVTCVVAGDVPFQLRSASDTGSRRKYFLQTTTPMDYERVKEYRIEIVAVDSGNPALSSSNSLKVQVTDVNDNAPVFSPSVYEVEFPEGNQPGDKVLDVVATDADSGTNADLTYSIVLDSAIKGLFEINRNTGEIRVMNQLDREFKERYEFHVEASDKGVPSMRGTATVVVNVLDRNDNDPKFMLSGYSFSVLENMPALSPVGMVTVTDIDKGENARIHLLVEPDNGKFVIQNGTWTILSRISFDREKESTYTFRLKAVDGGEPSRSSYVGITINVLDENDNAPYVTKPSNSSYKFLPPLTSPDTRVEKVEAEDIDMGLNAELDYTIMGGNPHGLFRISPTDGEITLVKEFTRKHNGLHRLVVRVSDKGKPAKHTTALVHIFVNETIGNITLVESLVGHSLYTPLERDIAGDPEYARVQQSNIVYGSLAGIAGVILVIVVVVVIRHRLQKEAKSGYQAGKKESKDLYTPKQGTKSSKGKKGKKGKTPKPAKSLEEDEEASLQKGLKFNLMSDTDSPRIHLPLNYPPGSPDLGRHYRSNSPLPSIQLQPQSPSASKKHQAVQDLPAANTFVGTGDSNSTGSDQYSDYSYKTNPQKYSSKQLPHRRVTFSTANQAQDLQDSSQHSYYDSGLDESETPSSKSSSGPRIGPLALPEDHYERTTPDGSIGEIEHPENDLRSLPDVAMTGNCTRECSEFGHSDSCWMPSPNRNKLSKSASKLSTFVPYQEREPQEPLMANGSPKPMGEELGGGASNKMPSIRFMAPYTSAYSAGGEGAKECAMEEIPLSQTASTTPSSQGSKREIYL